A region of Pseudarthrobacter sp. NIBRBAC000502770 DNA encodes the following proteins:
- a CDS encoding DinB family protein has translation MPIVPDDKDWTWVLSRPCPECNFHAPTATPATVPGSVESMIPRWLAVLRRPDAAERPNGQTWSAVEYACHVRDVFTLFNQRLNLMLAEDDARFADWDQDRTAIEKDYANADPSEVGPELAAEGHEAAEAFAGVPEEDWGRKGVRSNGSEFTVLTLSQYFLHDVVHHLHDVDG, from the coding sequence ATGCCTATCGTGCCTGATGACAAGGACTGGACCTGGGTCCTCTCCCGGCCCTGCCCGGAGTGCAACTTCCACGCCCCAACCGCCACGCCCGCCACGGTTCCGGGAAGCGTCGAAAGCATGATTCCCCGCTGGCTGGCCGTCCTTCGGCGGCCGGACGCGGCCGAGCGCCCCAACGGACAGACCTGGTCCGCGGTGGAGTACGCGTGCCATGTGCGGGACGTCTTTACCCTGTTCAACCAGAGGCTGAACCTGATGCTCGCCGAGGACGACGCCCGCTTCGCTGACTGGGACCAGGACCGGACGGCCATCGAGAAGGATTACGCCAACGCCGACCCGTCCGAGGTGGGTCCGGAGCTGGCAGCGGAGGGACACGAGGCCGCCGAAGCCTTCGCCGGCGTCCCCGAAGAGGACTGGGGGCGCAAGGGCGTGCGCAGCAACGGCTCCGAGTTCACCGTCCTGACGCTCTCGCAGTACTTCCTGCACGACGTGGTCCACCACCTGCACGACGTCGACGGCTGA
- a CDS encoding ABC transporter ATP-binding protein, with protein sequence MSPEARKDAQSMVQLAGLTKRFGRNTALDDVTLTIGSGEVFGYLGPNGAGKTTTIRLLMGMLRPTSGTASVLGMDTWRESRDVHRVVGYVPGEPALYDRLTGHQHVAYCAHLRHRDDSGRAAEVADRLELDLGKPARTLSRGNRQKLAIVLAVMSRPRLLVLDEPTSGIDPLVQQVFHSILREHTAGGGSALFSSHVLGEVERVADRIGVVRGGKLVAVERLQDLAARSLHRVRARFAGDVSVAEFTGVPGVRDVLVDGRTLSCNAPQSALDALLKRVSAREVEDFECSEAPLEETFLSYYGMDRADGSAAPGPAERAAGAVGHRAG encoded by the coding sequence ATGAGCCCGGAAGCGCGCAAGGACGCGCAAAGCATGGTGCAGCTGGCCGGCCTGACGAAGCGGTTCGGCCGGAACACGGCGCTCGACGACGTGACCCTCACCATTGGGTCCGGCGAGGTGTTCGGCTACCTGGGCCCGAACGGGGCAGGCAAGACGACCACCATCCGGCTGCTGATGGGAATGCTGCGGCCCACATCCGGAACGGCGTCCGTCCTGGGAATGGATACCTGGCGCGAATCCCGCGACGTCCACCGGGTGGTGGGCTACGTTCCCGGCGAGCCGGCGCTCTACGACCGCCTGACCGGCCACCAGCACGTGGCCTACTGCGCCCATCTGCGGCACCGGGACGACAGCGGGCGTGCGGCAGAGGTGGCGGACCGGCTGGAACTGGACCTGGGAAAACCGGCCCGCACGCTGTCACGCGGTAACCGGCAAAAGCTCGCCATCGTCCTCGCGGTCATGTCCAGGCCGCGGCTGCTCGTGCTGGACGAACCAACCAGCGGGATCGACCCGCTGGTGCAGCAGGTGTTCCACTCCATCCTGCGCGAGCACACGGCCGGCGGCGGGTCCGCCCTGTTCTCCTCCCATGTCCTGGGCGAGGTGGAGCGCGTCGCAGACCGGATCGGGGTGGTCCGGGGCGGCAAACTGGTGGCGGTGGAGCGGCTGCAGGACCTGGCCGCCCGCTCCCTGCACCGGGTGCGGGCCAGATTCGCCGGCGACGTATCCGTGGCCGAGTTTACCGGCGTCCCCGGGGTACGGGACGTGCTGGTGGACGGCCGGACCCTGAGCTGCAACGCCCCGCAATCGGCCCTGGACGCCCTGCTGAAACGGGTCAGTGCCCGGGAGGTGGAGGACTTCGAATGTTCCGAGGCCCCGCTGGAGGAGACGTTCCTGAGCTATTACGGGATGGACCGGGCGGACGGCAGCGCTGCGCCCGGCCCAGCGGAACGCGCGGCCGGAGCGGTGGGGCACCGTGCTGGCTAG
- a CDS encoding ABC transporter permease subunit has protein sequence MLASVLLKTLRDQGRLLVAWAVSLALVVAMYAAVWPSVKSQPSISAFIEQMPEAFRSLFATSSADLSTPTGYIQVELLSFMGPIAVLIYAVSSGAGAIGGEEDRHTMDLLLANPVGRGRVVVDKFLAMVAGTFLLAAVMGLSLLLEGNLVDLVLPADKVAAAMLHLALLGVVFGALALALSAATGRTGLSRGVPAVLAVLAYIVNALAPMVDVFDRIQKVSPFFQYIAHDPLRNGTAWDSVLVSAVTIAVLVALAVAGFRRRDVAG, from the coding sequence GTGCTGGCTAGCGTCCTGCTGAAAACGCTCCGGGACCAGGGCAGGCTGCTGGTCGCCTGGGCCGTCTCCCTGGCCCTTGTCGTGGCCATGTACGCAGCCGTCTGGCCCTCGGTGAAGTCCCAGCCCTCCATCAGCGCCTTCATCGAGCAGATGCCGGAGGCCTTCCGTTCCCTCTTTGCCACTTCCAGTGCAGACCTGTCCACCCCCACCGGGTACATCCAGGTGGAGCTGCTGTCCTTCATGGGTCCCATCGCAGTCCTGATCTACGCCGTCAGCTCCGGTGCGGGAGCCATCGGCGGGGAAGAGGACCGCCACACCATGGACCTGCTGCTCGCCAACCCCGTGGGCCGGGGAAGGGTGGTGGTGGACAAGTTCCTCGCCATGGTGGCGGGCACGTTCCTGTTGGCCGCCGTCATGGGTCTGTCCCTGTTGCTTGAAGGCAACCTGGTGGACCTGGTCCTGCCGGCGGACAAGGTGGCAGCGGCCATGCTGCACCTGGCGCTCCTGGGCGTCGTGTTCGGGGCGCTCGCCCTGGCGTTGTCAGCGGCGACCGGTCGGACCGGGCTCAGCCGCGGCGTCCCTGCAGTGCTGGCGGTCCTGGCCTACATCGTCAATGCCCTGGCACCCATGGTGGACGTTTTTGACCGGATCCAGAAGGTCTCGCCGTTCTTCCAGTACATCGCCCACGACCCGCTCCGCAACGGCACCGCCTGGGACAGTGTGCTGGTATCTGCCGTGACCATCGCGGTGCTGGTGGCGCTCGCCGTCGCCGGATTCCGGCGCCGGGACGTCGCCGGCTGA
- a CDS encoding DNA topoisomerase (ATP-hydrolyzing) subunit A yields MARRQSSKPIVDDSYTENIVDIDVTSEMQGSFLEYAYSVIYSRALPDARDGLKPVQRRILYMMSDMGLRPDRGHVKSARVVGEVMGKLHPHGDAAIYDAMVRMAQDFSLRLPLIDGHGNFGSLDDGPAAPRYTEARLAAAALTLTNHLDEDVVDFVPNYDNQLTQPDVLPAAFPNLLVNGATGIAVGMATNMAPHNLVEVISAARHLIAHPDATLEDLMRFVPGPDLPSGGRIVGLDGIRDAYATGRGSFKTRAKVEIEQLSARRTGLVVTELPYMVGPEKVIEKIKDAVNAKKLTGISDIVDLTDRKHGLRLVIELKNGFNPNAVLQQLYRYTPMEDSFGINNVTLVDGQPQTLGLVDLLSVYVNHRINVVRRRTVFRLGKKKDRLHLVEGLLIAIVDIDEVIQIIRSSDEAAAARERLMSIYDLTEVQANYILELRLRQLTKYSRIELEKEQDELRRDIAELQAILDSEELLRTVVSDELGAIAEEHGTPRRTVLLESEAVSPTVAAAELAGAKKGKAAPLSLEIADDPCWAILTASGQVARTSNQEPLAEAGPRSRHDVYTSVVKTSARGEIAAVTSQGRMLRLQVMDMPVLPPVAGLPNLAGGVPAKEFLTLVKGETLVAFVRLDEVLAVGTAQGVVKRVQPDYPLNREDWEVITLKDKDVVVGVAPAGGDDTELVFLTREAQLLKFPAAVVRPQGRTAGGMAGIKLAAGDQVIFFGAVQPQDEAAVVVTIAGTNGALPGTAPGTAKVTAFSEYPAKGRATAGVRSHRFLKGEDMLLLAWAGHGPAKASSAAGVARSLPQEHGRRDGSGVPLSQAVEAVGPAMAWMDGGAAGDTAE; encoded by the coding sequence ATGGCCCGCCGGCAAAGTTCAAAACCCATCGTGGACGACAGCTACACGGAAAACATCGTCGATATCGACGTGACGTCCGAAATGCAGGGCTCCTTCCTGGAGTACGCGTACTCGGTGATCTACTCCCGGGCCCTGCCGGATGCCCGCGACGGGCTTAAACCGGTCCAGCGCCGCATCCTGTACATGATGAGCGACATGGGACTGCGCCCTGACCGCGGCCACGTCAAGAGCGCCCGCGTGGTGGGCGAGGTCATGGGCAAGCTGCACCCGCACGGCGACGCCGCCATCTACGACGCCATGGTCCGCATGGCGCAGGACTTCTCCCTGCGCTTGCCGCTGATCGACGGGCACGGCAACTTCGGCTCGCTCGACGACGGCCCGGCAGCACCGCGGTATACCGAGGCGCGGCTGGCCGCGGCGGCCCTCACCCTCACCAACCACCTGGACGAAGACGTGGTGGACTTCGTCCCCAACTACGACAACCAGCTGACCCAGCCGGACGTCCTTCCCGCCGCTTTCCCCAACCTGCTGGTCAACGGCGCCACCGGCATCGCCGTCGGCATGGCCACCAACATGGCCCCGCACAACCTGGTGGAGGTTATCTCCGCAGCACGGCACCTGATTGCGCACCCCGACGCCACCCTGGAGGACCTCATGCGGTTCGTCCCGGGCCCGGACCTGCCCAGCGGCGGCCGGATCGTGGGCCTGGACGGTATCCGCGACGCCTACGCCACCGGGCGTGGATCCTTCAAGACCCGGGCCAAGGTGGAGATCGAACAGCTCTCGGCACGCCGCACCGGCCTGGTGGTCACCGAACTGCCGTACATGGTGGGCCCGGAGAAGGTGATCGAGAAGATCAAGGACGCCGTCAACGCCAAGAAGCTGACCGGCATCAGCGACATCGTGGACCTGACAGACCGCAAGCACGGGCTGCGCCTGGTGATCGAGTTGAAGAACGGCTTCAACCCGAACGCGGTCCTGCAGCAGCTTTACCGGTACACGCCGATGGAGGACTCCTTCGGCATCAACAACGTCACGCTGGTGGACGGGCAGCCGCAGACGCTGGGCCTGGTGGACCTTTTGAGCGTCTACGTCAACCACCGGATCAACGTGGTCCGCCGCCGGACCGTCTTCCGCCTCGGCAAGAAAAAGGACCGCCTCCACCTGGTGGAGGGCCTCCTGATCGCCATCGTGGACATCGACGAGGTCATCCAGATCATCCGGTCCTCGGATGAGGCCGCGGCGGCCCGTGAGCGGCTGATGTCCATCTACGACCTTACCGAGGTCCAGGCAAACTACATCCTTGAACTCCGCCTGCGGCAGCTAACGAAGTACTCCCGGATCGAACTGGAAAAAGAACAGGACGAACTCCGCCGCGACATCGCGGAACTGCAGGCCATCCTGGACTCCGAGGAGCTGCTCCGCACCGTGGTCTCCGACGAACTCGGCGCGATCGCCGAGGAACACGGCACCCCGCGCCGCACCGTGCTCCTGGAGTCCGAGGCCGTGTCCCCCACTGTCGCCGCCGCCGAGCTTGCCGGGGCCAAGAAGGGCAAGGCTGCCCCGCTGTCCTTGGAAATCGCCGACGACCCCTGCTGGGCCATCCTCACCGCGTCCGGGCAGGTGGCACGCACCAGCAACCAGGAACCGCTCGCCGAGGCAGGTCCCCGGAGCAGGCACGACGTATACACCTCGGTGGTCAAGACGTCGGCCCGCGGCGAAATCGCGGCGGTCACCTCGCAGGGCCGGATGCTCCGGCTTCAGGTCATGGACATGCCGGTCCTGCCGCCCGTGGCCGGCCTGCCCAACCTGGCCGGCGGCGTCCCTGCCAAGGAGTTCCTCACCCTGGTGAAGGGTGAAACCCTGGTGGCGTTCGTGCGGCTGGATGAAGTCCTGGCCGTCGGCACCGCCCAGGGCGTGGTGAAACGCGTCCAGCCGGACTACCCGCTGAACCGGGAAGACTGGGAAGTCATCACCCTCAAGGACAAGGACGTGGTGGTGGGAGTCGCTCCCGCCGGCGGCGATGACACCGAACTGGTGTTCCTCACCCGGGAGGCCCAGCTGCTGAAGTTCCCCGCCGCCGTGGTCCGCCCCCAGGGCCGCACCGCCGGCGGCATGGCCGGAATCAAACTCGCCGCTGGTGACCAGGTGATTTTCTTTGGTGCCGTACAGCCCCAGGATGAGGCCGCCGTCGTGGTCACCATCGCCGGGACCAACGGCGCCCTGCCGGGCACTGCCCCGGGCACGGCCAAAGTCACGGCGTTCTCCGAATATCCGGCCAAGGGGCGCGCCACTGCCGGGGTCCGGTCGCACCGGTTCCTCAAGGGCGAGGACATGCTCCTGCTGGCCTGGGCGGGCCACGGGCCGGCCAAGGCGTCCTCCGCGGCAGGAGTGGCGCGGTCACTGCCCCAGGAGCATGGCCGCCGCGACGGCTCGGGCGTCCCGCTCTCCCAGGCCGTCGAAGCAGTCGGCCCTGCCATGGCGTGGATGGACGGCGGCGCAGCCGGCGACACCGCGGAGTAG